A genome region from Camelina sativa cultivar DH55 chromosome 10, Cs, whole genome shotgun sequence includes the following:
- the LOC104718874 gene encoding cytochrome P450 705A20-like encodes MAAIIFDFQNFCIFILACLFILLFHSLFFKKPKDSRSFVLPPSPPSLPIIGHLHLLLSALTHKSLQQLSSKYGPLLLIRIFYVPIIIVSSAPMANEIFKVHDVNVSARGIIAIDESLMFGASGILNAPYGEYWKFIKKLMATKLFRPQVLERSRGVRVEELQRFYRNILDKATKNESVDIGKEAMKLMNNTLCKLIMGRSFSEDDGESKRVRGLVDETYALSEKIFLAAILRRPLAKLGISLFKKEIMAVSNKFDELLERMLQEHKEKHEEQYQEGMDMMDVLLAAYGDENAEYKITWNHIKGFFVEFFIGGTDTSVQTTQWAMAEMINNAKVLERLKEEISSVVGETRLIQETDLPNLPYLQAVVKEVLRLHPPSPVLIRKFQENSVVNGFYIPEKTTLIINIYAVMRESASWEDPESFKPERFLSSTRSEQEDKKDQELKYLPFGSGRRGCPGANLGSIFVGTAIGVMVQCFDWEIKEDKVNMDETFQGMTLKMVHPLKCTPVLRTQPFSFTSNL; translated from the exons ATGGCAGCAATCATCTTTGACTTCCAAAACTTCTGTATCTTCATCCTTGCATGCCTCTTCATACtcctctttcattctctcttcttcaagaaaccaaaagactCACGAAGCTTTGTTTTGCCTCCGAGCCCTCCTTCTCTTCCAATCATCGGTCATCTTCACCTTCTCCTCTCTGCCCTAACTCACAAGTCTCTTCAGCAACTCTCCTCCAAGTATGGACCTCTCCTCCTCATCCGCATTTTCTATGTACCCATCATTATTGTCTCCTCTGCCCCAATGGCCAACGAAATCTTCAAGGTCCATGACGTGAACGTCTCCGCTCGCGGTATCATTGCGATTGATGAGTCTCTCATGTTTGGGGCTTCTGGCATCTTGAACGCTCCATACGGAGAGTACTGGAAGTTCATAAAGAAGCTCATGGCAACAAAGCTTTTCCGACCGCAAGTGCTGGAGCGGTCACGAGGTGTTCGTGTTGAAGAGCTACAGCGGTTTTACAGGAACATTCTTGATAAGGCGACAAAGAATGAGAGCGTTGACATTGGTAAGGAAGCGATGAAGCTCATGAACAACACCCTTTGTAAATTGATCATGGGAAGGAGTTTTTCAGAGGACGACGGTGAGTCAAAGAGAGTCAGGGGCTTGGTTGATGAAACGTATGCCCTGTCGGAGAAGATATTCTTGGCAGCTATATTGCGGAGACCGCTTGCGAAGCTTGGGATTTCACTATTCAAGAAGGAGATAATGGCTGTTTCCAACAAATTCGATGAGCTGCTAGAGAGGATGCTTCAGGAACACAAGGAGAAACATGAAGAGCAGTATCAAGAAGGTATGGATATGATGGACGTGTTGTTGGCAGCTTATGGAGACGAAAACGCAGAGTATAAGATCACATGGAATCATATCAAGGGATTTTTCGTG GAGTTTTTCATTGGAGGTACTGATACCTCGGTGCAAACAACACAGTGGGCAATGGCCGAGATGATCAACAATGCTAAAGTTCTTGAGAGACTGAAAGAAGAAATCAGTTCCGTTGTAGGGGAAACAAGGTTGATCCAAGAAACTGATTTACCAAACCTTCCTTATTTGCAAGCAGTGGTTAAGGAAGTTCTAAGACTGCACCCACCATCTCCGGTCTTGATACGGAAGTTTCAAGAAAATTCTGTGGTCAATGGATTTTACATACCGGAGAAGACAACACTCATTATAAATATCTACGCTGTGATGAGAGAGTCTGCTTCTTGGGAAGATCCTGAAAGTTTTAAGCCAGAGAGGTTTCTAAGTTCTACAAGATCAGAGCAAGAGGACAAGAAAGATCAAGAACTTAAGTACCTTCCTTTTGGCAGCGGAAGGAGAGGATGTCCTGGAGCAAATCTTGGTTCTATATTTGTAGGAACCGCAATAGGAGTGATGGTGCAGTGCTTTGACTGGGAAATCAAAGAAGATAAAGTTAACATGGACGAGACTTTTCAAGGAATGACCCTAAAAATGGTTCATCCGCTTAAGTGCACTCCAGTTCTTAGAACCcaacctttttcttttacttctaaTCTCTAA